The DNA sequence CGGCACGAAATATAATATCGCCGCCGTTGCCACCATCCCCCCCATCGGGTCCTCCTTTCGGGATATATTTTTCCCTTCGAAAACTAATGATTCCGGAACCGCCATCGCCCGCTTTGATGTAAATTGTCGCTTCATCAATGAAGTGCATATTTTTTTTAAAAAGTATTGATTTGTATTGATATGAGAAAAATTATTCCGAGAAAAATTTTTTTTCTGTTTGAAACTTTCTCACGAATTAGTAATTTTGAACGCAAAAATTATTCTTATGGAACTTTCGAAAGAAGATAAACTCGTACTTCTGCAAATTGCACGTTCTTCGATTGAACGCGTTATCGCCGGAAAACCCGATAAACTTCCGAACAATCTCTCACCGAATTTACTTTCGATGTGCGGGGCATTTGTTACTCTTAAAGTTAAAAAAACATTGCGCGGATGCATCGGTTATGTCGAAGCAAAAAAATCCTTGCATCAAACTGTTCGCGAAGTAGCAGTAAAAGCCGCAAAAAATGACCCGCGTTTTTTTCCACTCACGCAACGAGAACTGGATATTCTTCACATCGAAATTTCTGTTGTTTCTCCGTTGCAGCAAATTGCATCGGCAACGGAAATTGAAATCGGGAAACACGG is a window from the Ignavibacteria bacterium genome containing:
- the amrA gene encoding AmmeMemoRadiSam system protein A, producing the protein MLMELSKEDKLVLLQIARSSIERVIAGKPDKLPNNLSPNLLSMCGAFVTLKVKKTLRGCIGYVEAKKSLHQTVREVAVKAAKNDPRFFPLTQRELDILHIEISVVSPLQQIASATEIEIGKHGIYIVREQYRGLLLPQVATEMKWNAEEFLSNTSTKAGLKPDTWKDSATTIFIFSAEIFSEHGLIDTVL